The following DNA comes from Deinobacterium chartae.
CCCGCTACACCTCAAAATATAAAACATGATACTACTATTGTCAAGTTTACTGCCTCCGAATAGATCAGCTTGTGCTTGGCGGCTTCCAGGTGTTACGCTCAGGTCGCCTTTAACGCGGTCCAGAGAGACCGCCCCGCCCCGCGAGGCGAGAAGGAGGACACATGAAGCCCAACCTGACCCCGCAGCCCGAGACTCCCTCGAGGCGGCGTTTTTCTTTTCTGACTCCCTTCCCGGAGGCCGCGTGAACTTCAAGGCACAGATCCTGGACGCGGCCGAGATGCGGCGCGCCCTGACCCGCATCGCCCACGAGATCCTCGAGCGCAACAAGGGCGCAGAGAACCTCGCCGTGGTCGGCATTCATACCCGAGGCATCCCGCTGGCCGAACGGCTGGCGAAAAAAATTGCCGAACTCGAGGGCCTGCAGGTCCCGACCGGCAAGCTCGACATCACCCTGTACCGCGACGACCTCTCCGAGGTCGGCCTGCAGCCGGTCATCCGCCGCACCGAGGTGCCTTTTGACATCGCCCGCAAACGGGTGATTCTGGTGGACGACGTGCTGTTTACCGGGCGCACCATCCGTGCGGCCCTCGACGCCCTGATCGATCTGGGCCGCCCCAGCGCCATCCAGCTGGCGGTGCTCATCGACCGCGGGCACCGCGAGCTCCCGATCCGTGCCGATTACGTGGGCAAGAACTTGCCCACCTCCAGAGGCGAGGTCGTGAAGGTCAAGCTCGAGGAGAGCGACGGCCAGGACATCGTGGAGCTTTGGGAAATCGCCTGAAGGCAGCGGACGCATCCAGCGTC
Coding sequences within:
- the pyrR gene encoding bifunctional pyr operon transcriptional regulator/uracil phosphoribosyltransferase PyrR: MNFKAQILDAAEMRRALTRIAHEILERNKGAENLAVVGIHTRGIPLAERLAKKIAELEGLQVPTGKLDITLYRDDLSEVGLQPVIRRTEVPFDIARKRVILVDDVLFTGRTIRAALDALIDLGRPSAIQLAVLIDRGHRELPIRADYVGKNLPTSRGEVVKVKLEESDGQDIVELWEIA